One part of the Arabidopsis thaliana chromosome 4, partial sequence genome encodes these proteins:
- a CDS encoding Ribosomal protein L14 (Ribosomal protein L14; FUNCTIONS IN: structural constituent of ribosome; INVOLVED IN: translation, ribosome biogenesis; LOCATED IN: in 8 components; EXPRESSED IN: 24 plant structures; EXPRESSED DURING: 13 growth stages; CONTAINS InterPro DOMAIN/s: Ribosomal protein L14 (InterPro:IPR002784); BEST Arabidopsis thaliana protein match is: Ribosomal protein L14 (TAIR:AT2G20450.1); Has 1807 Blast hits to 1807 proteins in 277 species: Archae - 0; Bacteria - 0; Metazoa - 736; Fungi - 347; Plants - 385; Viruses - 0; Other Eukaryotes - 339 (source: NCBI BLink).) has product MGFKRYVEIGRVALVNYGEDHGKLVVIVDVVDQNRALVDAPDMERIQMNFKRLSLTDIVIDINRVPKKKALIEAMEKADVKNKWEKSSWGRKLIVQKRRANLNDFDRFKIMLAKIKKAGVVRQELAKLKKEITA; this is encoded by the exons ATG GGTTTCAAGAGGTACGTTGAGATCGGGAGAGTAGCACTTGTGAACTACGGAGAAGATCATGGAAAGCTCGTCGTTATCGTCGACGTTGTTGACCAGAACAGA GCTTTGGTGGATGCCCCTGATATGGAGAGGATCCAGATGAACTTCAAGAGGTTGTCTCTTACCGATATTGTCATTGACATCAACCGTGTGCCAAAGAAGAAGGCTTTGATCGAGGCAATGGAAAAGGCTG ATGTGAAGAACAAGTGGGAGAAAAGCTCATGGGGTAGGAAGCTTATCGTGCAGAAACGTAGGGCTAACCTTAACGACTTTGATAGGTTCAAGATCATGTTGGCCAAGATCAAG AAAGCTGGTGTTGTCAGGCAAGAGCTTGCAAAACTCAAGAAGGAGATCACTGCCTGA
- the PDIL5-4 gene encoding PDI-like 5-4 (PDI-like 5-4 (PDIL5-4); FUNCTIONS IN: protein disulfide isomerase activity; INVOLVED IN: cell redox homeostasis; EXPRESSED IN: 23 plant structures; EXPRESSED DURING: 14 growth stages; CONTAINS InterPro DOMAIN/s: Thioredoxin fold (InterPro:IPR012335), Thioredoxin-like (InterPro:IPR017936), Thioredoxin domain (InterPro:IPR013766), Thioredoxin-like fold (InterPro:IPR012336), Protein of unknown function DUF1692 (InterPro:IPR012936); BEST Arabidopsis thaliana protein match is: PDI-like 5-3 (TAIR:AT3G20560.1); Has 8388 Blast hits to 6097 proteins in 1074 species: Archae - 57; Bacteria - 1582; Metazoa - 3258; Fungi - 1123; Plants - 1038; Viruses - 5; Other Eukaryotes - 1325 (source: NCBI BLink).): MVSTSKIKSVDFYRKIPRDLTEASLSGAGLSIIAALSMIFLFGMELNNYLAVSTSTSVIVDRSADGDFLRLDFNISFPSLSCEFASVDVSDVLGTNRLNVTKTIRKFSIDSNMRPTGSEFHAGEVLSLINHGDETGEEIVEDSVPLTGRNFDTFTHQFPILVVNFYAPWCYWCNLLKPSWEKAAKQIKERYDPEMDGRVILAKVDCTQEGDLCRRNHIQGYPSIRIFRKGSDLKDDNAHHDHESYYGDRDTESLVKMVVSLVEPIHLEPHNLALEDKSDNSSRTLKKAPSTGGCRVEGYMRVKKVPGNLMVSARSGSHSFDSSQMNMSHVVNHLSFGRRIMPQKFSEFKRLSPYLGLSHDRLDGRSFINQRDLGPNVTIEHYLQIVKTEVVKSNGQALVEAYEYTAHSSVAHSYYLPVAKFHFELSPMQVLITENSKSFSHFITNVCAIIGGVFTVAGILDSILHHSMTLMKKIELGKNF, encoded by the exons ATGGTGTCCACGAGCAAGATCAAATCCGTTGATTTCTATAG GAAAATCCCGAGGGATTTGACAGAGGCGTCTCTGTCTGGTGCTGGATTGTCCATTATAGCAGCCCTCTCTATGATATTTCTATTTGGAATG GAGTTGAATAATTATTTGGCTGTCAGCACTTCCACATCGGTCATTGTTGACAGGAGCGCTGACGGAGACTTCTTGCgcttagattttaatataag CTTCCCGTCACTTTCATGTGAATTCGCATCTGTGGATGTCAGTGATGTATTAGGAACT aaCAGGCTAAATGTAACAAAGACAATTCGGAAGTTTTCTATTGATTCGAATATGAGACCCACTGGTTCTGAGTTTCATGCCGGGGAAGTTTTATCACTCATTAATCATGGAGATGAAACTGGTGAAGAAATAGTTGAAGATTCGGTACCACTTACTGGACGCAACTTTGACACATTTACACATCA ATTTCCAATCTTGGTTGTTAATTTCTATGCTCCGTGGTGCTATTGGTGTAATCTCCTG AAACCATCATGGGAGAAAGCAGCTAAACAGATAAAAGAGAG aTATGATCCAGAAATGGACGGACGTGTTATTTTGGCAAAAGTTGACTGCACCCAAGAAGGTGATCTCTGTCGGAG GAATCATATACAAGGGTATCCATCCATTCGCATTTTCCGCAAAGGCAGTGATCTTAA GGATGACAATGCACACCACGACCATGAATCCTACTATGGAGATCGTGATACGGAAAGCTTAGTGAAG ATGGTGGTGAGTCTGGTTGAACCAATTCATCTAGAGCCCCATAATCTAGCATTGGAGGACAAATCAGACAATTCATCGAGAACTCTAAAAAAGGCACCTTCTACAGGAGGATGTCGAGTTGAAGGATACATGCGTGTGAAGAAG GTTCCAGGCAATTTAATGGTTTCAGCTCGCTCGGGATCTCATTCCTTTGATTCTTCTCAGATGAATATGTCACATGTTGTTAACCATCTATCCTTTGGGCGGAGGATTATGCCTCAGAAATTTTCGGAGTTTAAGCGCTTGTCACCTTATCTCGGCCTAAGCCACGACCGTTTAGACGGCCGGTCCTTCATAAACCAACGAGATCTCGGCCCAAACGTTACC ATTGAGCATTATCTTCAAATAGTAAAGACTGAGGTAGTGAAAAGCAATGGACAGGCATTGGTTGAGGCGTATGAGTACACAGCACATAGCAGCGTTGCTCATAGTTACTATTTACCAGTGGCCAAGTTTCACTTTGAGCTCTCACCGATGCAG gTTCTCATAACGGAAAACTCCAAGTCCTTCTCACATTTCATCACCAACGTATGCGCCATTATTGGTGGTGTCTTCACG GTGGCCGGAATCTTGGATTCTATTCTCCATCACTCCATGACACTCATGAAAAAGATAGAACTTGGTAAAAACTTCTGA
- the PDIL5-4 gene encoding PDI-like 5-4 (PDI-like 5-4 (PDIL5-4); FUNCTIONS IN: protein disulfide isomerase activity; INVOLVED IN: cell redox homeostasis; EXPRESSED IN: 23 plant structures; EXPRESSED DURING: 14 growth stages; CONTAINS InterPro DOMAIN/s: Thioredoxin fold (InterPro:IPR012335), Thioredoxin-like (InterPro:IPR017936), Thioredoxin-like fold (InterPro:IPR012336), Thioredoxin domain (InterPro:IPR013766), Protein of unknown function DUF1692 (InterPro:IPR012936); BEST Arabidopsis thaliana protein match is: PDI-like 5-3 (TAIR:AT3G20560.1); Has 8490 Blast hits to 6181 proteins in 1071 species: Archae - 57; Bacteria - 1584; Metazoa - 3355; Fungi - 1092; Plants - 1073; Viruses - 5; Other Eukaryotes - 1324 (source: NCBI BLink).) has product MVSTSKIKSVDFYSDPEVVGFASRVCALSLSFDLSDIELFRCYFLGFKMIVSHFDFGIVAKRVASKKIPRDLTEASLSGAGLSIIAALSMIFLFGMELNNYLAVSTSTSVIVDRSADGDFLRLDFNISFPSLSCEFASVDVSDVLGTNRLNVTKTIRKFSIDSNMRPTGSEFHAGEVLSLINHGDETGEEIVEDSVPLTGRNFDTFTHQFPILVVNFYAPWCYWCNLLKPSWEKAAKQIKERYDPEMDGRVILAKVDCTQEGDLCRRNHIQGYPSIRIFRKGSDLKDDNAHHDHESYYGDRDTESLVKMVVSLVEPIHLEPHNLALEDKSDNSSRTLKKAPSTGGCRVEGYMRVKKVPGNLMVSARSGSHSFDSSQMNMSHVVNHLSFGRRIMPQKFSEFKRLSPYLGLSHDRLDGRSFINQRDLGPNVTIEHYLQIVKTEVVKSNGQALVEAYEYTAHSSVAHSYYLPVAKFHFELSPMQVLITENSKSFSHFITNVCAIIGGVFTVAGILDSILHHSMTLMKKIELGKNF; this is encoded by the exons ATGGTGTCCACGAGCAAGATCAAATCCGTTGATTTCTATAG CGATCCTGAAGTTGTAGGTTTTGCCTCTCGTGTATGTGCATTGTCATTGTCTTTTGATCTTAGTGATATTGAGCTGTTTAGATGCTATTTTCTGGGATTTAAGATGATCGTTAGTCACTTCGATTTCGGTATTGTTGCTAAGAGAGTTGCTTCAAA GAAAATCCCGAGGGATTTGACAGAGGCGTCTCTGTCTGGTGCTGGATTGTCCATTATAGCAGCCCTCTCTATGATATTTCTATTTGGAATG GAGTTGAATAATTATTTGGCTGTCAGCACTTCCACATCGGTCATTGTTGACAGGAGCGCTGACGGAGACTTCTTGCgcttagattttaatataag CTTCCCGTCACTTTCATGTGAATTCGCATCTGTGGATGTCAGTGATGTATTAGGAACT aaCAGGCTAAATGTAACAAAGACAATTCGGAAGTTTTCTATTGATTCGAATATGAGACCCACTGGTTCTGAGTTTCATGCCGGGGAAGTTTTATCACTCATTAATCATGGAGATGAAACTGGTGAAGAAATAGTTGAAGATTCGGTACCACTTACTGGACGCAACTTTGACACATTTACACATCA ATTTCCAATCTTGGTTGTTAATTTCTATGCTCCGTGGTGCTATTGGTGTAATCTCCTG AAACCATCATGGGAGAAAGCAGCTAAACAGATAAAAGAGAG aTATGATCCAGAAATGGACGGACGTGTTATTTTGGCAAAAGTTGACTGCACCCAAGAAGGTGATCTCTGTCGGAG GAATCATATACAAGGGTATCCATCCATTCGCATTTTCCGCAAAGGCAGTGATCTTAA GGATGACAATGCACACCACGACCATGAATCCTACTATGGAGATCGTGATACGGAAAGCTTAGTGAAG ATGGTGGTGAGTCTGGTTGAACCAATTCATCTAGAGCCCCATAATCTAGCATTGGAGGACAAATCAGACAATTCATCGAGAACTCTAAAAAAGGCACCTTCTACAGGAGGATGTCGAGTTGAAGGATACATGCGTGTGAAGAAG GTTCCAGGCAATTTAATGGTTTCAGCTCGCTCGGGATCTCATTCCTTTGATTCTTCTCAGATGAATATGTCACATGTTGTTAACCATCTATCCTTTGGGCGGAGGATTATGCCTCAGAAATTTTCGGAGTTTAAGCGCTTGTCACCTTATCTCGGCCTAAGCCACGACCGTTTAGACGGCCGGTCCTTCATAAACCAACGAGATCTCGGCCCAAACGTTACC ATTGAGCATTATCTTCAAATAGTAAAGACTGAGGTAGTGAAAAGCAATGGACAGGCATTGGTTGAGGCGTATGAGTACACAGCACATAGCAGCGTTGCTCATAGTTACTATTTACCAGTGGCCAAGTTTCACTTTGAGCTCTCACCGATGCAG gTTCTCATAACGGAAAACTCCAAGTCCTTCTCACATTTCATCACCAACGTATGCGCCATTATTGGTGGTGTCTTCACG GTGGCCGGAATCTTGGATTCTATTCTCCATCACTCCATGACACTCATGAAAAAGATAGAACTTGGTAAAAACTTCTGA